One part of the Syntrophales bacterium genome encodes these proteins:
- a CDS encoding AAA family ATPase: MATIDDVITWANTLPAWQGDAVRRFLVACDAPISAQDYSEILTLAKTDLKLTPPPENITPIPPAAGMFSGAPATSVAVKLLSISDIRDVNIIHPGQTQPFSENGVTVVYGRNGSGKSGYSRILKLACRARDKDERILPNVFSTAPAGTPSAILKIKQDAETKDISWTQGSPADPILTNITVFDSRCARVITDDRNEISYLPYGAEVFQKLADVVLRVKADLEAEVTPLLPVQDSGVVAGTLSATFLESLSETTKDEIIQAAITWTPVDEEALAKSEELARASDVTKATQEIAKLERIKKRVLDASSTVSGIVSACMDLTNQEFRRILQELSAAQLAHETAVAERKTPEPLPGVASTNQWEILYKAAKQYSEEIAYPGEDFPKTTDAVCVLCQQPLGDDAVARFVRFKKFMEDATSTVLAAKRAALKSLLDKVEEVAPLTGQALDSIVDELASLDVKAADALRTYHAAVLARKAAAVELLKEGTDPDKVLKLQDWPESVAASLQAVAQNLSQKVVEIINAAKPEEYKKLLTKIAELKSRKALSARKSDIIAYVSKALRNAVLRRAAATLRTREITNQGKAIICKNLTPELVRAFKTELEALGAIRMPVSVKPCGATGETSHEMLLEGGNALGRTRMSQILSEGEARAIAIAGFLSELKLAPHANAIVLDDPVSSLDHVFTRKIAARLAREGLKRQVIIFTHNIAFLMELEDACMDLAKAGTPVAVAVHTLHRGAKSSGITVDGVPWHAMKVNQRAHYLEQLVNKIKLLYEDKVSEYNENAARIYGLLREAWESCVEDDLFYNVVCRYRNSVQTLKLIHVSIEDTDIHSIDLNMSKASTWMTGHDKSKMLDDNRPAPDELLADIKALRDFSKKLIDRRKETEKRRKDLLKPALA; encoded by the coding sequence ATGGCAACCATTGACGACGTGATCACATGGGCTAACACCTTGCCAGCATGGCAGGGCGACGCCGTTCGACGCTTCCTGGTAGCGTGCGACGCACCAATCAGTGCTCAGGATTATTCGGAGATATTGACGTTAGCCAAAACAGACTTGAAGCTTACACCACCCCCGGAGAATATAACGCCGATTCCACCCGCTGCGGGCATGTTCTCAGGTGCTCCGGCAACGAGCGTCGCTGTCAAGCTGCTATCAATTTCCGATATCCGCGATGTCAACATCATCCACCCTGGCCAAACACAGCCTTTCTCCGAAAATGGCGTGACAGTTGTGTATGGTCGTAACGGCTCAGGCAAGTCAGGCTACTCCCGGATCCTGAAACTGGCTTGCCGGGCACGCGACAAAGACGAGCGTATTCTCCCGAATGTTTTTTCGACAGCACCAGCCGGAACACCGAGCGCGATTCTGAAAATTAAACAGGATGCCGAGACAAAGGATATCAGTTGGACACAGGGTAGCCCCGCAGATCCGATCCTGACCAATATAACCGTCTTTGATAGCCGCTGCGCGAGGGTCATCACGGATGACCGTAACGAGATCAGTTATCTTCCGTATGGGGCTGAAGTTTTTCAAAAATTGGCAGATGTCGTACTGAGGGTAAAGGCTGATTTAGAGGCAGAGGTTACGCCGCTTTTACCGGTCCAGGACTCAGGCGTGGTAGCGGGCACTCTATCAGCTACCTTTCTCGAATCCTTGTCGGAAACAACCAAGGATGAGATCATCCAAGCCGCGATCACATGGACACCTGTGGATGAAGAAGCATTGGCTAAGAGTGAAGAGCTGGCTCGTGCATCGGACGTAACAAAAGCAACTCAAGAAATCGCTAAACTTGAAAGGATAAAGAAGCGTGTCCTGGATGCTTCCAGCACCGTGTCAGGAATCGTATCCGCGTGTATGGATCTTACGAATCAAGAGTTCAGGAGGATTTTGCAAGAGTTAAGCGCCGCGCAACTCGCACATGAGACTGCTGTTGCCGAACGGAAGACGCCTGAACCACTGCCAGGAGTCGCGTCTACAAATCAATGGGAAATTCTTTATAAGGCAGCAAAGCAATACTCTGAGGAGATAGCCTATCCAGGCGAAGACTTTCCAAAAACAACGGACGCTGTCTGTGTGCTTTGTCAACAACCGCTCGGCGACGATGCAGTTGCTCGTTTTGTCCGTTTTAAGAAGTTCATGGAGGATGCCACAAGCACAGTGCTCGCGGCCAAGCGGGCTGCGCTGAAGTCGCTCCTTGACAAGGTTGAAGAAGTAGCTCCCCTGACGGGCCAGGCGCTCGATTCCATCGTCGATGAACTGGCCAGTCTGGATGTCAAGGCAGCAGATGCCCTACGAACCTATCACGCAGCAGTTCTTGCTCGCAAAGCCGCAGCAGTAGAGCTGCTTAAAGAAGGTACAGACCCAGATAAAGTACTGAAACTTCAAGATTGGCCTGAGTCAGTTGCGGCGTCACTGCAAGCAGTTGCGCAAAATCTCTCTCAAAAAGTAGTCGAAATTATAAATGCAGCAAAACCTGAAGAATACAAGAAACTCCTTACCAAAATAGCTGAACTCAAATCGCGCAAGGCTCTGAGTGCACGGAAATCCGACATAATCGCGTACGTTTCGAAAGCCCTCCGCAACGCAGTCCTGCGCCGAGCGGCTGCAACCCTTCGTACTCGTGAGATCACCAATCAAGGTAAAGCGATAATCTGCAAGAACCTAACGCCAGAGCTGGTAAGAGCTTTCAAGACGGAATTAGAAGCACTGGGAGCGATCCGGATGCCCGTATCGGTAAAGCCTTGCGGAGCTACCGGCGAGACATCACACGAGATGCTGCTGGAAGGCGGAAACGCGCTTGGGCGGACGCGCATGTCTCAAATCCTTAGTGAAGGTGAAGCGCGGGCCATCGCAATAGCAGGCTTCTTGTCGGAGCTTAAGCTTGCGCCACATGCAAATGCCATCGTGCTGGATGATCCGGTTTCCTCGCTAGATCATGTGTTCACTAGAAAAATCGCTGCACGGCTCGCCAGAGAAGGGCTGAAACGACAGGTCATCATCTTCACGCACAATATTGCCTTCCTGATGGAGTTAGAGGATGCGTGTATGGATCTGGCCAAGGCGGGTACCCCAGTTGCAGTCGCGGTGCATACGCTGCATCGGGGTGCCAAATCTTCTGGAATAACGGTGGATGGAGTGCCATGGCATGCCATGAAAGTCAATCAACGTGCTCACTACCTAGAGCAATTGGTTAACAAGATCAAATTATTGTATGAAGACAAAGTCTCTGAATACAACGAAAATGCGGCCCGTATCTATGGTCTGTTACGCGAAGCCTGGGAATCCTGTGTCGAGGACGATTTATTTTACAATGTGGTGTGCAGATACCGGAATAGTGTGCAGACGCTTAAGCTCATCCATGTCTCTATCGAGGACACTGACATCCACAGCATTGATCTCAACATGTCAAAAGCGAGCACATGGATGACGGGTCACGATAAATCAAAGATGCTGGACGATAATCGGCCTGCGCCTGATGAATTACTCGCGGACATCAAGGCGTTGCGAGATTTTTCGAAAAAGCTCATTGACCGCCGTAAGGAAACGGAGAAACGGCGCAAGGATCTTTTAAAGCCAG
- a CDS encoding ParM/StbA family protein yields the protein MNLGLDVGYGDVKAVYQREGILEMLKFPTAIAYAEREVGDLSAFTGGEEYEYRGRKYLVGREALVGAFSTRSFEFMKRYSPLFVFKAVKKIHRKTGELVTDVAMGLPLSHYTDVNLKELVPLLQRIEVGREVLELNARFYPQGLGVLADYRLSQAGDVNARTDHDMIILDIGFNTVDVIVVERGRIVKGESDTLERHGVSKISLDLARGIKVRMQLDLSEQESKDVLSQGRIRVYGAERDLSELVRDSAEKYIDWLIQEVRSKWTARIQRAEKVIIAGGGAYYLQEHIPKEYLPLVHVPDRPEYANARGFLKALDVESRK from the coding sequence ATGAATCTGGGACTGGATGTCGGGTACGGGGACGTGAAGGCCGTTTACCAGCGCGAGGGAATTCTGGAGATGCTCAAGTTCCCGACGGCGATCGCTTACGCGGAGCGGGAAGTCGGGGATCTGTCGGCCTTTACCGGGGGCGAGGAATACGAATACCGTGGCAGGAAATACCTCGTCGGCAGGGAAGCCCTGGTCGGTGCCTTTTCAACGCGGAGCTTCGAGTTCATGAAGAGGTACTCGCCCCTTTTCGTCTTCAAGGCGGTGAAGAAAATCCACCGGAAGACCGGTGAACTCGTCACGGACGTCGCCATGGGACTCCCCCTTTCCCATTACACGGACGTGAACCTGAAGGAACTCGTTCCCCTCCTGCAGCGGATCGAGGTGGGCCGCGAGGTCCTGGAATTGAACGCGCGGTTCTATCCCCAGGGTCTCGGGGTTCTCGCGGACTACCGGCTGTCCCAGGCGGGAGACGTCAACGCGCGGACGGACCATGACATGATCATTCTCGACATCGGGTTCAACACCGTGGACGTCATCGTGGTCGAGCGTGGACGGATCGTCAAGGGCGAATCCGACACCCTGGAGAGGCACGGGGTGTCGAAGATCTCCCTGGACCTTGCCAGGGGAATCAAGGTCCGGATGCAGCTTGATCTTTCCGAACAGGAATCGAAGGACGTGCTTAGCCAAGGCAGGATCCGGGTGTACGGCGCAGAACGGGATCTCTCCGAACTGGTCAGGGATTCGGCGGAGAAATATATTGACTGGCTGATCCAGGAAGTGCGCTCGAAGTGGACGGCAAGGATACAGCGCGCGGAGAAGGTCATCATCGCCGGCGGAGGCGCCTATTACCTCCAGGAGCACATCCCGAAGGAATACCTGCCGCTCGTTCACGTACCCGATCGCCCCGAGTATGCCAATGCGAGAGGTTTTCTGAAGGCGCTGGACGTGGAATCAAGGAAATGA
- a CDS encoding AlpA family phage regulatory protein — protein sequence MPAVKFESGLSRSTLYLRISQGPWTRPVSLGSRAVGWPSAEVEALNAARIAGRTDEEVRSLVQELEAARRNAR from the coding sequence ATGCCGGCTGTGAAATTTGAATCAGGGCTTTCCCGGTCAACTCTCTACTTACGCATTTCACAAGGACCATGGACTCGGCCGGTGTCACTTGGCTCGCGGGCGGTCGGATGGCCTTCAGCCGAAGTGGAGGCACTGAACGCGGCGCGTATTGCAGGCAGAACCGATGAAGAAGTACGATCTCTGGTCCAAGAACTGGAAGCTGCCCGCAGGAACGCAAGGTAA